A DNA window from Vigna angularis cultivar LongXiaoDou No.4 chromosome 1, ASM1680809v1, whole genome shotgun sequence contains the following coding sequences:
- the LOC108338043 gene encoding uncharacterized protein LOC108338043 codes for MASHEARPLEMEDFDEASSSGCGCGCFRGFDLKKWWGEGDEEGKGLLDEQSGEGESWVVEKLRKAKEASEVIAGPKWKTFIRKISGYGKKMKQQRNRFQYDEHSYNLNFNSGAQSEDEAMPYSFSARFAAPGRRQNES; via the coding sequence ATGGCTTCTCACGAGGCAAGGCCATTGGAGATGGAAGATTTCGATGAAGCCAGCAGCAGTGGATGTGGGTGTGGCTGCTTCAGAGGTTTTGACTTGAAGAAATGGTGGGGAGAAGGTGATGAAGAGGGTAAAGGGCTACTTGATGAACAAAGTGGGGAGGGAGAGTCATGGGTGGTGGAGAAGCTAAGGAAGGCAAAGGAGGCTTCAGAAGTGATTGCCGGTCCCAAGTGGAAGACTTTCATAAGAAAGATAAGTGGGTatgggaagaagatgaagcagCAAAGAAACAGGTTCCAGTATGATGAACACAGCTACAATCTCAACTTCAATAGTGGCGCTCAGAGTGAAGATGAAGCCATGCCTTACAGCTTCTCAGCAAGGTTTGCTGCTCCAGGACGTCGCCAAAATGAATCATGA
- the LOC108345630 gene encoding uncharacterized protein LOC108345630 isoform X1, translated as MAFDQNSVPLDLRPLNVAAAIAEEPMISPAALTPPTPNSVGELFYQPAASAGTTWCVRPIAHANVSPAAAYGFNYGASSFGSRVVAGNALSLGKLVGCNGLDKACNDASGFSYGVGGVRGGRVVCSGSDHGGGDEGGGGGDESVSGKKVKFLCSFGGKILPRPSDGMLRYVGGQTRIISVRKDVSFNDLVQKMVDTYGQAVVIKYQLPEEDLDALVSVSCHDDIENMMEEYDKLVDRSSDGSAKLRVFLFSVSETEVSSGMQLGDFQDTGQKYFDAVNGIGTTDAIGFGGGINRKESVTSAASTQNSDLSGAETFESSITGQGDATGVPLSSPKDYVTAASSDSSANIVSSEASTPVSIPMPVARAGPTPSHNPYFQNEVELERSVPVVLPQQPFGLQQAGIEVPSPAPYYQTCVDPSQEVMNHADYVQVTSQMRFTNPQLVGKTGTVLRQQQFHDNTPGLALHHQVIPGVQMTVAPQSCHAGVRPNVIQPQPLVQSQQHLLDQYHDENTSGVRIIQLPAEPSYNAYQVSASQVSPVIVGGNYSWVQVPSQERVVISDGVSPQQQVTNHEKFRRIEDCSMCQTTLPHAHSDPVVPDERGSGAGPVPDSTPSHYSFPMEDNIKAQAPNMIMPVAMAPLKEGIAEQGAGIRPRVVGKLEPPDGVHHTETTGLSHNIEPQPEEFNHAGNSFFQEKIELKGRKQSPNDELMGTAALSYLDDVGHQHMVPVENWVKQDVLINKPMNNDMSMVDGRSMRTSECMVQGSPNEYTNERTGVVSKSDEIHNWIRQDHLKPIDGRMDTFKIHNSDAFVSNDYSFLPADKPSGNDNLGYSTHKSVEGEVILDNFGRSKLIADANQNNIAAVLPCSSSYRQNSRSGEHNEATQPPIWGIPGSNPQPNIGNPHTEDAALSSSSPSVRFGDVQDTPNSLFSNQDPWNIQHGTFFPPARQSKAALKKETFSCQDPFAEDTGSFGEQSLEAQLEDSLYQSFKQNLTFEHSRSAKGSAEDQQLQAVAENVAASVLHSRNPSNSDLHSRDVSCCDNIEDGSVQNNLMDVKCGHTTQEVWSRQLEKTNCGILASGFGKLQVIKNCDLEEQTELGSGTFGTVYHGKWRGTDVAIKRITDRCFAGKPSEQERMRSDFWNEAIKLADLHHPNVVAFYGVVLDGPGGSVATVTEYMVNGSLRNALQKSDRNLEKRKRLLIAMDVAFGMEYLHGKNIVHFDLKSDNLLVNLRDSHRPICKVGDLGLSKVKCQTLISGGVRGTLPWMAPELLNGSSSLVSEKVDVFSFGIVMWELLTGLEPYADLHYGAIIGGIVSNTLRPPIPDHCDPEWTLLMERCWSSEPSERPNFTEIASELRSIAAKISPKAQNSPKGQNQQLQHSPVQTQLNK; from the exons ATGGCGTTTGATCAGAATTCGGTTCCATTGGATCTTCGTCCGTTGAATGTGGCCGCCGCGATAGCGGAGGAGCCGATGATTTCGCCGGCCGCACTCACGCCGCCTACTCCTAATTCTGTCGGCGAGCTTTTTTACCAGCCGGCGGCCTCCGCCGGCACAACGTGGTGCGTCCGCCCCATTGCGCATGCCAACGTGAGCCCTGCCGCGGCGTATGGGTTTAACTACGGCGCTTCCAGCTTTGGCAGTCGCGTCGTGGCCGGGAATGCTTTGAGTTTGGGGAAGCTTGTGGGGTGTAATGGATTGGACAAAGCCTGCAATGATGCGAGTGGTTTTAGTTATGGTGTTGGCGGGGTCCGGGGCGGCAGAGTGGTCTGTAGTGGAAGCGATCACGGTGGCGGGGATGAGGGTGGTGGCGGCGGTGATGAGTCGGTGTCCGGGAAGAAGGTGAAGTTTCTCTGCAGTTTTGGTGGGAAGATTTTGCCTAGGCCTAGTGATGGAATGTTGAGATATGTTGGGGGCCAAACACGGATCATCAGTGTTAGGAAGGATGTGAGTTTCAATGATTTGGTACAGAAGATGGTTGACACTTATGGGCAGGCTGTGGTTATCAAGTATCAGCTTCCTGAGGAGGATCTTGATGCCTTGGTGTCCGTGTCATGTCACGATGATATTGAGAATATGATGGAAGAGTATGATAAGTTGGTTGATAGATCTTCTGACGGTTCTGCAAAACTAAGagtttttctgttttctgtttcgGAGACGGAAGTTTCTAGTGGGATGCAGTTGGGGGACTTTCAGGATACCGGGCAGAAATATTTTGATGCTGTGAATGGGATTGGTACGACAGATGCGATTGGTTTTGGTGGTGGGATCAATAGGAAGGAGAGTGTTACAAGTGCTGCTTCAACCCAGAATTCGGATTTGAGCGGGGCTGAGACTTTTGAAAGTTCAATTACTGGTCAAGGGGATGCCACTGGGGTGCCCTTGTCATCACCTAAAGATTATGTGACAGCAGCTTCCTCCGACTCAAGTGCTAATATAGTGAGTTCAGAGGCCAGTACACCGGTTTCGATACCAATGCCTGTGGCTAGGGCTGGTCCAACCCCATCCCACAACCCTTATTTTCAGAATGAGGTTGAGTTAGAAAGGTCTGTCCCTGTTGTTTTGCCCCAGCAGCCTTTTGGATTGCAGCAAGCTGGAATAGAAGTTCCATCCCCTGCACCTTATTATCAGACTTGTGTTGATCCTAGCCAGGAGGTTATGAACCATGCGGACTATGTGCAGGTTACTTCACAGATGAGGTTCACAAACCCTCAGCTTGTAGGAAAGACCGGGACTGTCTTGAGGCAACAGCAGTTTCATGATAATACTCCCGGCTTAGCATTGCATCATCAGGTCATCCCCGGGGTACAAATGACTGTGGCTCCACAATCTTGTCACGCTGGTGTGAGACCGAATGTTATTCAACCACAACCGTTGGTGCAATCACAGCAACATCTTTTGGATCAATACCATGATGAAAATACATCAGGGGTAAGGATTATCCAGCTTCCTGCAGAACCTAGCTACAACGCTTACCAGGTTTCAGCGAGTCAAGTATCACCTGTCATAGTTGGAGGCAATTATAGCTGGGTTCAGGTTCCTTCACAAGAGCGCGTTGTTATCTCGGATGGAGTATCACCCCAACAACAGGTAACGAATCATGAGAAATTCCGAAGAATCGAGGACTGTTCTATGTGTCAGACAACACTACCGCATGCACATTCTGATCCAGTAGTTCCGGATGAGCGTGGTAGTGGTGCAGGTCCTGTTCCTGATTCAACCCCAAGTCACTATAGCTTCCCAATGGAGGACAACATAAAAGCTCAAGCACCAAATATGATTATGCCAGTGGCGATGGCGCCGTTGAAGGAAGGCATTGCTGAACAAGGGGCTGGGATCAGACCCAGGGTCGTTGGCAAACTGGAACCTCCTGATGGAGTGCATCATACTGAGACCACTGGGCTTTCTCATAATATTGAGCCACAGCCGGAAGAATTTAATCATGCCGGGAACTCATTTTTCCaggaaaaaattgaattgaaaggTAGAAAACAATCTCCAAATGATGAGCTCATGGGAACAGCAGCACTGTCTTATCTAGATGATGTTGGCCACCAACACATGGTACCAGTTGAAAACTGGGTTAAACAGGATGTGCTTATTAACAAACCTATGAATAATGATATGTCTATGGTCGATGGAAGATCTATGCGAACTTCAGAGTGTATGGTTCAAGGATCTCCAAATGAATATACTAATGAACGTACTGGGGTTGTTTCTAAATCAGATGAGATACATAATTGGATTAGACAAGACCATCTAAAACCAATTGATGGAAGGATGGACACCTTCAAGATACACAATTCTGATGCTTTTGTAAGTAATGACTACTCTTTTCTGCCAGCTGATAAACCCAGTGGGAATGATAATTTAGGTTACAGCACTCATAAATCTGTAGAGGGAGAGGTGATTCTGGATAACTTTGGCAGGTCAAAGTTGATAGCTGATgcaaatcaaaataatattgcAGCTGTGCTGCCTTGTTCTTCTTCATACAGGCAAAATTCCAGGTCAGGGGAACACAATGAGGCTACACAACCCCCTATTTGGGGCATTCCCGGCTCAAATCCTCAACCGAATATTGGAAACCCCCACACAGAAGATGCTGCACTATCTTCATCATCTCCATCCGTCAGATTTGGAGATGTGCAGGATACTCCGAACTCACTGTTCAGTAATCAGGATCCATGGAATATACAGCATGGTACCTTCTTTCCACCTGCTAGACAAAGCAAAGCTGCATTGAAGAAAGAAACCTTTTCTTGCCAGGATCCCTTTGCTGAGGATACTGGTAGCTTTGGGGAACAAAGTTTAGAAGCACAGTTGGAAGATAGCCTCTATCAgtctttcaaacaaaatttaactttcGAACATAGTCGGTCAGCCAAAG GTTCAGCAGAAGACCAACAACTTCAAGCTGTTGCGGAGAATGTAGCTGCCTCTGTTTTGCACTCGAGAAATCCTTCAAATTCTGACTTGCATTCCAGAGATGTTTCCTGCTGTGATAACATTGAGGATGGCAGTGTTCAAAATAATCTTATGGATGTAAAGTGTGGACATACAACTCAG gAGGTCTGGAGCAGGCAACtagaaaaaacaaattgtgGCATTCTAGCATCAGGTTTTGGAAAATTACAG GTTATAAAGAACTGTGATCTTGAAGAACAGACAGAACTTGGTTCTGGTACGTTTGGGACCGTATATCATGGAAAATGGAGGGGCACTGATGTTGCAATCAAGCGCATTACTGATAGATGTTTTGCTGGAAAGCCTTCAGAGCAAGAGCGCATG AGAAGTGACTTCTGGAATGAGGCAATCAAGCTTGCTGACTTGCACCATCCAAATGTGGTAGCTTTCTATGGTGTTGTGCTTGATGGCCCTGGGGGTTCTGTGGCAACAGTCACTGAATATATGGTTAATGGTTCCTTAAGAAATGCCTTGCAGAAGAGTGACAG GAATCTTGAAAAGCGCAAGCGACTTTTGATTGCAATGGACGTGGCCTTTGGCATGGAGTACCTACATGGAAAAAACATAGTACACTTTGACTTGAAAAGTGACAACTTGCTTGTTAATCTCCGAGATTCACACCGACCAATATGCAAG GTTGGAGACCTGGGTCTGTCCAAAGTAAAATGTCAGACACTGATCTCTGGTGGGGTGAGAGGAACTCTGCCGTGGATGGCTCCAGAACTGCTTAACGGAAGCAGCAGCCTTGTTTCAGAGAAG GTTGACGTATTTTCATTTGGCATCGTGATGTGGGAACTCTTGACCGGATTGGAGCCCTACGCTGACTTGCACTATGGTGCTATTATTG GTGGTATAGTGAGCAACACTTTACGCCCTCCTATTCCAGACCATTGTGATCCAGAATGGACATTGTTGATGGAGAGGTGCTGGTCATCAGAGCCATCAGAGAGACCAAACTTCACTGAGATTGCCAGTGAATTGCGATCTATAGCGGCCAAGATCTCTCCCAAAGCACAGAACTCTCCCAAAGGACAAAACCAACAGCTGCAACACTCTCCAGTGCAAACTCAACTCAACAAatga
- the LOC108345630 gene encoding uncharacterized protein LOC108345630 isoform X2 — MAFDQNSVPLDLRPLNVAAAIAEEPMISPAALTPPTPNSVGELFYQPAASAGTTWCVRPIAHANVSPAAAYGFNYGASSFGSRVVAGNALSLGKLVGCNGLDKACNDASGFSYGVGGVRGGRVVCSGSDHGGGDEGGGGGDESVSGKKVKFLCSFGGKILPRPSDGMLRYVGGQTRIISVRKDVSFNDLVQKMVDTYGQAVVIKYQLPEEDLDALVSVSCHDDIENMMEEYDKLVDRSSDGSAKLRVFLFSVSETEVSSGMQLGDFQDTGQKYFDAVNGIGTTDAIGFGGGINRKESVTSAASTQNSDLSGAETFESSITGQGDATGVPLSSPKDYVTAASSDSSANIVSSEASTPVSIPMPVARAGPTPSHNPYFQNEVELERSVPVVLPQQPFGLQQAGIEVPSPAPYYQTCVDPSQEVMNHADYVQVTSQMRFTNPQLVGKTGTVLRQQQFHDNTPGLALHHQVIPGVQMTVAPQSCHAGVRPNVIQPQPLVQSQQHLLDQYHDENTSGVRIIQLPAEPSYNAYQVSASQVSPVIVGGNYSWVQVPSQERVVISDGVSPQQQVTNHEKFRRIEDCSMCQTTLPHAHSDPVVPDERGSGAGPVPDSTPSHYSFPMEDNIKAQAPNMIMPVAMAPLKEGIAEQGAGIRPRVVGKLEPPDGVHHTETTGLSHNIEPQPEEFNHAGNSFFQEKIELKGRKQSPNDELMGTAALSYLDDVGHQHMVPVENWVKQDVLINKPMNNDMSMVDGRSMRTSECMVQGSPNEYTNERTGVVSKSDEIHNWIRQDHLKPIDGRMDTFKIHNSDAFVSNDYSFLPADKPSGNDNLGYSTHKSVEGEVILDNFGRSKLIADANQNNIAAVLPCSSSYRQNSRSGEHNEATQPPIWGIPGSNPQPNIGNPHTEDAALSSSSPSVRFGDVQDTPNSLFSNQDPWNIQHGTFFPPARQSKAALKKETFSCQDPFAEDTGSFGEQSLEAQLEDSLYQSFKQNLTFEHSRSAKGSAEDQQLQAVAENVAASVLHSRNPSNSDLHSRDVSCCDNIEDGSVQNNLMDVKCGHTTQEVWSRQLEKTNCGILASGFGKLQVIKNCDLEEQTELGSGTFGTVYHGKWRGTDVAIKRITDRCFAGKPSEQERMRSDFWNEAIKLADLHHPNVVAFYGVVLDGPGGSVATVTEYMVNGSLRNALQKSDRNLEKRKRLLIAMDVAFGMEYLHGKNIVHFDLKSDNLLVNLRDSHRPICKDWLFTQDYPLRTSWHHFASRRKNDVYH, encoded by the exons ATGGCGTTTGATCAGAATTCGGTTCCATTGGATCTTCGTCCGTTGAATGTGGCCGCCGCGATAGCGGAGGAGCCGATGATTTCGCCGGCCGCACTCACGCCGCCTACTCCTAATTCTGTCGGCGAGCTTTTTTACCAGCCGGCGGCCTCCGCCGGCACAACGTGGTGCGTCCGCCCCATTGCGCATGCCAACGTGAGCCCTGCCGCGGCGTATGGGTTTAACTACGGCGCTTCCAGCTTTGGCAGTCGCGTCGTGGCCGGGAATGCTTTGAGTTTGGGGAAGCTTGTGGGGTGTAATGGATTGGACAAAGCCTGCAATGATGCGAGTGGTTTTAGTTATGGTGTTGGCGGGGTCCGGGGCGGCAGAGTGGTCTGTAGTGGAAGCGATCACGGTGGCGGGGATGAGGGTGGTGGCGGCGGTGATGAGTCGGTGTCCGGGAAGAAGGTGAAGTTTCTCTGCAGTTTTGGTGGGAAGATTTTGCCTAGGCCTAGTGATGGAATGTTGAGATATGTTGGGGGCCAAACACGGATCATCAGTGTTAGGAAGGATGTGAGTTTCAATGATTTGGTACAGAAGATGGTTGACACTTATGGGCAGGCTGTGGTTATCAAGTATCAGCTTCCTGAGGAGGATCTTGATGCCTTGGTGTCCGTGTCATGTCACGATGATATTGAGAATATGATGGAAGAGTATGATAAGTTGGTTGATAGATCTTCTGACGGTTCTGCAAAACTAAGagtttttctgttttctgtttcgGAGACGGAAGTTTCTAGTGGGATGCAGTTGGGGGACTTTCAGGATACCGGGCAGAAATATTTTGATGCTGTGAATGGGATTGGTACGACAGATGCGATTGGTTTTGGTGGTGGGATCAATAGGAAGGAGAGTGTTACAAGTGCTGCTTCAACCCAGAATTCGGATTTGAGCGGGGCTGAGACTTTTGAAAGTTCAATTACTGGTCAAGGGGATGCCACTGGGGTGCCCTTGTCATCACCTAAAGATTATGTGACAGCAGCTTCCTCCGACTCAAGTGCTAATATAGTGAGTTCAGAGGCCAGTACACCGGTTTCGATACCAATGCCTGTGGCTAGGGCTGGTCCAACCCCATCCCACAACCCTTATTTTCAGAATGAGGTTGAGTTAGAAAGGTCTGTCCCTGTTGTTTTGCCCCAGCAGCCTTTTGGATTGCAGCAAGCTGGAATAGAAGTTCCATCCCCTGCACCTTATTATCAGACTTGTGTTGATCCTAGCCAGGAGGTTATGAACCATGCGGACTATGTGCAGGTTACTTCACAGATGAGGTTCACAAACCCTCAGCTTGTAGGAAAGACCGGGACTGTCTTGAGGCAACAGCAGTTTCATGATAATACTCCCGGCTTAGCATTGCATCATCAGGTCATCCCCGGGGTACAAATGACTGTGGCTCCACAATCTTGTCACGCTGGTGTGAGACCGAATGTTATTCAACCACAACCGTTGGTGCAATCACAGCAACATCTTTTGGATCAATACCATGATGAAAATACATCAGGGGTAAGGATTATCCAGCTTCCTGCAGAACCTAGCTACAACGCTTACCAGGTTTCAGCGAGTCAAGTATCACCTGTCATAGTTGGAGGCAATTATAGCTGGGTTCAGGTTCCTTCACAAGAGCGCGTTGTTATCTCGGATGGAGTATCACCCCAACAACAGGTAACGAATCATGAGAAATTCCGAAGAATCGAGGACTGTTCTATGTGTCAGACAACACTACCGCATGCACATTCTGATCCAGTAGTTCCGGATGAGCGTGGTAGTGGTGCAGGTCCTGTTCCTGATTCAACCCCAAGTCACTATAGCTTCCCAATGGAGGACAACATAAAAGCTCAAGCACCAAATATGATTATGCCAGTGGCGATGGCGCCGTTGAAGGAAGGCATTGCTGAACAAGGGGCTGGGATCAGACCCAGGGTCGTTGGCAAACTGGAACCTCCTGATGGAGTGCATCATACTGAGACCACTGGGCTTTCTCATAATATTGAGCCACAGCCGGAAGAATTTAATCATGCCGGGAACTCATTTTTCCaggaaaaaattgaattgaaaggTAGAAAACAATCTCCAAATGATGAGCTCATGGGAACAGCAGCACTGTCTTATCTAGATGATGTTGGCCACCAACACATGGTACCAGTTGAAAACTGGGTTAAACAGGATGTGCTTATTAACAAACCTATGAATAATGATATGTCTATGGTCGATGGAAGATCTATGCGAACTTCAGAGTGTATGGTTCAAGGATCTCCAAATGAATATACTAATGAACGTACTGGGGTTGTTTCTAAATCAGATGAGATACATAATTGGATTAGACAAGACCATCTAAAACCAATTGATGGAAGGATGGACACCTTCAAGATACACAATTCTGATGCTTTTGTAAGTAATGACTACTCTTTTCTGCCAGCTGATAAACCCAGTGGGAATGATAATTTAGGTTACAGCACTCATAAATCTGTAGAGGGAGAGGTGATTCTGGATAACTTTGGCAGGTCAAAGTTGATAGCTGATgcaaatcaaaataatattgcAGCTGTGCTGCCTTGTTCTTCTTCATACAGGCAAAATTCCAGGTCAGGGGAACACAATGAGGCTACACAACCCCCTATTTGGGGCATTCCCGGCTCAAATCCTCAACCGAATATTGGAAACCCCCACACAGAAGATGCTGCACTATCTTCATCATCTCCATCCGTCAGATTTGGAGATGTGCAGGATACTCCGAACTCACTGTTCAGTAATCAGGATCCATGGAATATACAGCATGGTACCTTCTTTCCACCTGCTAGACAAAGCAAAGCTGCATTGAAGAAAGAAACCTTTTCTTGCCAGGATCCCTTTGCTGAGGATACTGGTAGCTTTGGGGAACAAAGTTTAGAAGCACAGTTGGAAGATAGCCTCTATCAgtctttcaaacaaaatttaactttcGAACATAGTCGGTCAGCCAAAG GTTCAGCAGAAGACCAACAACTTCAAGCTGTTGCGGAGAATGTAGCTGCCTCTGTTTTGCACTCGAGAAATCCTTCAAATTCTGACTTGCATTCCAGAGATGTTTCCTGCTGTGATAACATTGAGGATGGCAGTGTTCAAAATAATCTTATGGATGTAAAGTGTGGACATACAACTCAG gAGGTCTGGAGCAGGCAACtagaaaaaacaaattgtgGCATTCTAGCATCAGGTTTTGGAAAATTACAG GTTATAAAGAACTGTGATCTTGAAGAACAGACAGAACTTGGTTCTGGTACGTTTGGGACCGTATATCATGGAAAATGGAGGGGCACTGATGTTGCAATCAAGCGCATTACTGATAGATGTTTTGCTGGAAAGCCTTCAGAGCAAGAGCGCATG AGAAGTGACTTCTGGAATGAGGCAATCAAGCTTGCTGACTTGCACCATCCAAATGTGGTAGCTTTCTATGGTGTTGTGCTTGATGGCCCTGGGGGTTCTGTGGCAACAGTCACTGAATATATGGTTAATGGTTCCTTAAGAAATGCCTTGCAGAAGAGTGACAG GAATCTTGAAAAGCGCAAGCGACTTTTGATTGCAATGGACGTGGCCTTTGGCATGGAGTACCTACATGGAAAAAACATAGTACACTTTGACTTGAAAAGTGACAACTTGCTTGTTAATCTCCGAGATTCACACCGACCAATATGCAAG GACTGGCTTTTCACCCAAGATTATCCATTGCGTACTAGTTGGCATCACTTTGCCTCTCGTCGGAAAAATGATGTTTACCATTGA